The Streptomyces sp. NBC_00459 DNA segment TGCCGGGCGGCGGCGGGGTCGGTGACCCATTCGGCACGGCCGACGACGAGGACGCTCCAGCCCTCGCTCAGCGCCTCGTCGATGTGGTCCACCTCGAAGGCGGCCTCGGCGCCTGCGGCCAGGGCGGGCGTGGTGCCGCGCGCGGTGCTGAAGGCGACCGTGCCGTCCACGACCGTGTAGTTGACCGGGACGATGGCCGGCCCGTCGGGCGTGGACACCGAGACGCGTCCGACGCCGTGTGTGGACAGCCTGGCCCAGCACTCCCCGGGGTCCAGCTCCGTCAGCTCGGGGCGGTAGGCCGCCTGCCCGATGCCGGGCGGCAAGTCGGCGTCGCTGCCGTGCAGTTGGGCCACGCTGGTCTCCAGCGCGCCGGCCAGCCGAATCAGGAAGCCCGTGCCCGGGGACGCGATCGGCCGCTCCTCCACGTACCGCAGGTACTCCGAAGCCGTGCCCGCCCGTTCGGCCACCTGCTCCCTGGTGAGACCCAGTTCCTCGCGCCGTGCTGTCACCCGCCGTCCGATGTCTCCGGCGTTCCTCGTCGGTTCGGGCATGGCCGATCACTTCCCTTCGCCTGTCACT contains these protein-coding regions:
- a CDS encoding helix-turn-helix domain-containing protein: MPEPTRNAGDIGRRVTARREELGLTREQVAERAGTASEYLRYVEERPIASPGTGFLIRLAGALETSVAQLHGSDADLPPGIGQAAYRPELTELDPGECWARLSTHGVGRVSVSTPDGPAIVPVNYTVVDGTVAFSTARGTTPALAAGAEAAFEVDHIDEALSEGWSVLVVGRAEWVTDPAAARHLVGVARSAAWAGGDRELWVRITPERVTGRRIRAR